CCAATTAGCCCACGCTGCACGCCATCTGGCTTAATTGCAATAAAAGTGCGTTCCACGATGTCAAACTCCTAACGATACGTCTTTACAATTGATTGCTGCGTAGTCTTCTATGCCAATGCTTGCAACACGAGTGCAAGACCTTTTCTATGCTCAGCAAAAGCATACCCTTTGTAAAGTAGTTGGCTGGAAAGTCTGAAAAAACTCAGGGTCAAGCGGGGCGATCGCCCCCGGATTCTCAAAACAACACGATAGGATAGACAGGACAACTCGTTGAAGAAAGATTGCGAGGTCAGGTTCAGTATGGTCACTCCGTCTACCGAATCGCCCAAGATTCTAGATCCTAATGCCGATTCTAATCCTCCCACGCCGCCGGGAACGACCCGCTGGACCATTGAAGATAGCGAAGAACTGTATCGCATCCGAGGCTGGGGGGAACCCTATTTTTCCATCAACGCCGCTGGTCATGTCACCGTCTCCCCCAAGGGCGATCGCGGCGGATCGTTAGATCTCTACGAACTGGTGACCGCTCTCAAGCAACGGAATCTCTCCTTGCCGATTTTGATCCGCTTTTCCGACATTCTGGAAGACCGAATTGAACGGCTGAGTGCCTGCTTTAGTAAAGCGATCGCCCGCTATAAGTACAACGGCGTCTACCAAGGCGTCTTCCCCGTCAAATGCAACCAGCAGCGCCATTTGATTGAAGACTTGGTGCGCTTTGGCAAGCCCCACCAGTTTGGGCTAGAGGCGGGCTCCAAGCCGGAGCTGTTAATTGCGCTGGCCACTCTAGATAACGACGGCTCGCTGCTGATTTGCAACGGCTACAAAGATCGAGACTATGTAGAGACTGCCATGCTGGCGCGGCGCTTGGGTAAAACGCCCTTGATTGTGCTGGAGCAGGCCGATGAGGTGGAGTTGGTGATTGCCGCCAGTCGGCAGTTGGGCATTGAACCGCTGCTGGGGGTGCGGGCCAAGCTGAGCACTAAGGGTGAAGGTCGCTGGGGCATTTCGGCAGGCGATCGCGCCAAGTTTGGGCTCACCATTCCCGAAATCCTCCACACCGTGAACCGCCTCAAGGCAGAGGGCATGCTCCACTGTCTACAGCTTTTGCACTATCACATTGGCTCTCAGATTTCCTCCATCGCGGTGATCAAGGAAGCGATTCGGGAAGCTAGCCAAATTTATGTGGAATTGGCCAAGCTGGGAGCAGACATGAAGTATCTCGACGTTGGCGGTGGCTTGGGCGTAGATTACGACGGCTCTAAAACCAACTTCTACGCCTCCAAAAACTACAACATGCAGAACTATGCCAATGATGTGGTCGCTGAGGTCAAAGAAGCCTGCCAAGAACGACAGGTGCCCATGCCCACGCTGATTAGTGAAAGCGGCAGGGCGATCGCCTCCCATCAATCCGTCCTGGTCTTTGACGTCTTGGGCAGCAGTGATGCCGCCACCGCCCTCCCTGACGCCGCCACCGCCGATGAACATCTGATTATCCGCAACCTTTACGAAACCTACCAGTCCATCCGTCCTGAGAACTATCAGGAGATGTACCACGATGCCACCCAGTTTAAAGACGAGGCCATCAGCCTATTCACCTTCGGCTACCTAAGCTTGAGCGATCGCGCCCGCGCCGAGCAACTCTACTGGAGCTGCTGCAAGAAGATCCTCGCCATTGTCCGCCAGCAGGACTACGTACCCGATGACCTAGAGGCGCTGGAACAGATCATGGCCTCGATTTACTACATCAACCTATCGGTGTTCCAATCGGCTCCCGATAGCTGGGCGATCGATCAACTGTTTCCCATCATGCCCATCCATCGATTGGATGAAGAACCCACCCAGCGAGGCACCCTCGCCGACCTCACCTGCGATAGCGATGGCAAAATTGATCATTTCATCGACCTGCGAGATGTGAAGTCAGTGCTGGAACTGCATCCGCTGCAGGCTGGGGAGCCTTACTTTCTGGG
This window of the Candidatus Obscuribacterales bacterium genome carries:
- the speA gene encoding biosynthetic arginine decarboxylase; translation: MVTPSTESPKILDPNADSNPPTPPGTTRWTIEDSEELYRIRGWGEPYFSINAAGHVTVSPKGDRGGSLDLYELVTALKQRNLSLPILIRFSDILEDRIERLSACFSKAIARYKYNGVYQGVFPVKCNQQRHLIEDLVRFGKPHQFGLEAGSKPELLIALATLDNDGSLLICNGYKDRDYVETAMLARRLGKTPLIVLEQADEVELVIAASRQLGIEPLLGVRAKLSTKGEGRWGISAGDRAKFGLTIPEILHTVNRLKAEGMLHCLQLLHYHIGSQISSIAVIKEAIREASQIYVELAKLGADMKYLDVGGGLGVDYDGSKTNFYASKNYNMQNYANDVVAEVKEACQERQVPMPTLISESGRAIASHQSVLVFDVLGSSDAATALPDAATADEHLIIRNLYETYQSIRPENYQEMYHDATQFKDEAISLFTFGYLSLSDRARAEQLYWSCCKKILAIVRQQDYVPDDLEALEQIMASIYYINLSVFQSAPDSWAIDQLFPIMPIHRLDEEPTQRGTLADLTCDSDGKIDHFIDLRDVKSVLELHPLQAGEPYFLGMFLGGAYQEIMGNLHNLFGDTNAVHIQLTPKGYRIEHVVKGDTMTEVLGYVQYDAEDLIESIRRQTEQSLNENRISLEESQLLLQHYERSLGQYTYLVS